The Pyrenophora tritici-repentis strain M4 chromosome 2, whole genome shotgun sequence genome window below encodes:
- a CDS encoding DUF3455 domain containing protein, protein MLYSTIATALLFAASATAAALPPPPGPPGRPGPPPPPREPSYVPARKLDNLAKLFPQSSLASPGDLDLKYVVLGIGTQNYTCASSDDSATPGTTGAFATLYDIGSKLQDDWMAKWKIGSIAPVALALQEWAPQLVDWSLQSQGFQHVTGHHFFADVAGNNTPTFSFDKLSAPFPMIQVAKLGATDAPANACRGKNGLPAVPWLYLQHQAGITQGGINTVYRVETAGGNKPATCKGMPPSWEVKYAAQYWVYGPKQ, encoded by the exons ATGCTCTACTCCACAATCGCTACGGCACTCCTCTTCGCCGCTTCTGCTACTGCAGCTGCTTTACCTCCTCCTCCCGGCCCCCCAGGTCGTCCCGgccctccaccaccacctcgTGAACCATCATACGTCCCCGCTCGCAAACTCGACAACCTCGCCAAGCTATTTCCACAAAGCTCTCTTGCAAGCCCAGGAGATCTAGACTTGAAGTACGTCGTCCTCGGCATCGGTACACAAAACTACACTTGCGCGAGCTCAGACGACAGTGCGACTCCGGGTACCACCGGTGCTTTCG CCACATTATACGACATCGGCTCCAAGCTGCAAGATGACTGGATGGCCAAATGGAAAATCGGATCCATCGCCCCCGTCGCCCTCGCCCTCCAAGAATGGGCCCCCCAACTCGTAGACTGGAGCCTCCAATCCCAAGGCTTCCAACACGTCACTGGCCACCACTTCTTCGCCGACGTCGCAGGAAACAACACACCGACCTTCTCCTTCGACAAGCTCAGCGCACCCTTCCCCATGATCCAAGTGGCCAAGCTCGGCGCTACTGATGCCCCGGCAAATGCGTGTCGGGGTAAGAACGGGCTGCCTGCCGTTCCGTGGCTGTATCTTCAACATCAGGCTGGTATCACACAGGGTGGCATCAACACTGTTTACCGTGTTGAAACGGCTGGTGGAAATAAGCCTGCTACGTGCAAGGGTATGCCTCCGTCTTGGGAGGTCAAGTATGCTGCGCAGT ATTGGGTATACGGTCCTAAGCAGTAA